The sequence below is a genomic window from Bacteroidales bacterium MB20-C3-3.
ACAAAATCCGTCGGCTTTACTGTCTGCCAGGTCAGAAGCAATTGTTGAGAGACTCTCTGCGTAGTAAATGCTTATTCCAAGGTATTGGTAGTCATAGTTCATACCTCTTTCGTAAATATGGCAAAGAGGCAGGAAGCTTAACATTTTGTGTGTGTGATCTCTGATTTGCTGGACAGCTGTTCCTATAAAGTTAAAAACCAGATTTTTGTGTGAAAGCATCACTCCTTTAGGGGTTCCGGTTGTTCCTGATGTATAAATTATAGTCGCTACTTCGTTTTCGCCTGTCTGAGATTTTATTGTATCTACCTCTGCTTTATATTTGTCAATGTTTTCTTTACCAAGTTTGTAAAGCTCTTCAATTGATGTAAATCCGTCACTCTCTTCAATAGTGTATATTTTAATATCTCTGTCAACTTTTTTGATTATTGGAACAAGTTTTTTGACAAGAGTATCTGTGCCCAGAAAAACTGCTTTTGCATCACTATGGTTGAAAATGTGAAGGTAGTCGTCATTACTAAGTGTTGTATAAACAGGCACATGAATTAATCCTGCCATCATCATACCCATATCAAGAAAATTCCACTCCGGTCTGTTGGGCATAATGGTAATTGCTTTGTCTCCTTTGCCGAGTCCTATTGATAAAAGGGCATAGGAGATAAGATGAGAGTGCTCGTAATAGCTTTGAGTGGAGTACTTAATCCATTTACCTGCGCTTTTTCTGCTCAGGATATCCTCTTTTGGATATTTTTCAACCAACTGGTCCAGCAGGTCAAAAACTCTTGTTACTGCCATATTTATTGTGTTTAGGTTATAAAAGCTCTTTGATATCAGAGACAAAATTATCAATATCCTTTTTTGTGGTATTAAATGAGCACATCCATCTTACTTCACCAGTCACTTCATCCCAAATATAAAAATAGTGCTTTTTCATAAGTTTCTCGCAAAGATCCGCTGGTATTATCGCGAATACGACATTGGTCTCTACCGGCCTTGATATAATAACATCTTTAATTCCGGCAAGTTCACTTTGAAGGTATTTAGCCATGGAATTTGAGTGAGATGCGAGCCTAATATTAAGCCCATCTCTTAAATATGCATCAAACTGGGCTGCAATAAATCTATTTTTAGAAAATAGCTGTGCTCTTTGTTTCCGTATGTATTGAAAATCCTCTGCAAGTTCTTTCCTGAAAAACACAACTGCTTCTCCTATAAGGAGTCCGTTTTTTGTTCCTCCAAAAGATAGTGCGTCTACTCCCTGATCTGTAATAAATTCCTTAATGGGTAATCCGAGAGAAGCTGAGGCATTGGATATTCTTGATCCATCTACATGCAAGTAGCCTTTATGGTCATGCATTAGGTCTGCCAGGGCTCTGATTTCAGATGGGCTGTACAAAGTTCCAAGCTCAGTAGGTTGAGAAATAGAGAGAACTTTCGGTTGGGAGTGATGTTGAAAACCAAAGCCTTTAAGTTCACTTTTTACAGTTTCCGGAGAGACCTTTCCATCAATAACAGGCAGGGGAACAAGCTTTGCTCCTGTCATTAACTCCGGGGCACCGCACTCATCAACATTAATGTGAGCACTCTCAGGACATAAAATGGAATTAAAAGTGTTTGTCATTGCTTTTAATGCAAGAATATTTGCTCCGGTTCCATTGAAAACAAAAAATGGGATAGCAGACTCCCCCAATATTCGTTTAATTGCGCCTACTGCCTTTTGTGTGTATTCATCCTCCCCATAGGCAACCTGAAAGTCTTTATTTGCTTCAATTATTGCATCAATAATCTCAGGAGCAGCACCTGAGTGGTTATCACTTCCAAAACTATGTCTCATCTATGGCTAATTTTTATTATTTGTTAGTGTGCGTAAATTTAAAATTTTATCTGAGCAACTCAAAAAAAAGAGCGCCCAAAAAAGGGCGCTCTTTTAAATTGATATCGATTATTTATGCAATAAATGCTTCGTAAGCAGCTGCATCCATAAGTTCATCTATCTCTGAAGGATTTGTAAGTTTTACTTTAATCATCCAGCCGGCTCCGTAAGGATCTTTGTTTACAGATTCCGGAGCGCTTTCCAGATTTGAGTTAAACTCAATTATTTCTCCTGAAACAGGCATTAAGCCGTCAGCTACTGTTTTAACAGCCTCAATTGCTCCAAAAACATCACCTGCTGAAAGTGTTTCTCCTTCAGTCTGGATGTCAACGAATACAATGTCGCCAAGTTGTCCCTGTGCGAATTCTGTGATACCGATTGTTGCTGTATCACCTTCAACAAGTACCCATTCGTGGTCTTTGCTGTACTTAAGATTTGCAGGTATGCTCATAATTTTGTTATTAAATTTGTTGCAAATTTATTAAAATAATTCAAATTTATAATCTTTTCAATGATAGCTTTATCAGCTCCTCCAGTGCAGTTACAGGATCCTCGCGGAGAATTCCGTCCACTACCTTTTCCACATTTGCTTTACCAAATCCAAGCAGAATAAGAGCAGAAACAGCCTCATCGCGTCGGCCGTCTGAGAAAGATGTAATACCCCCGGTTATAACAGGCGCTCCTGTACCCTTTGCAATTTTGTCTTTAAGATCAATAAGGAGCCTCTGTGCTGTTTTAAGTCCAATGCCCTTAATGCTTTTCAGTCTGTTTATATCTCCTGTAATAATTGCATTTCTTATCTCATCAGATGTCATTGAAGAGAGCATCATACGGGCTGTGTTAGGGCCGATTCCGGAAACCTCTATAAGATGCTGAAATATAGACCTCTCCTCTTTGTCATAGAATCCATACATAAGTTCAATATCCTCTCTCAAATGATGGTGAATATAGAGCTTTGCCTTTGATCCTGCCTGGAGTCTGGAGTATGTCTGAAGAGATATCTGCAATTTGAAGCCAAAGCTTCCTGTATCAATCACAACTTCAGTTGGTCCAATCTCAATAACCTCCCCTTTTATATAATCGTACATTGTCTGGAATTAAACTATTCTTGCAAATTTATGTTTAATTTTGCAGGAATCAATCAATATTCCACTGAATAATTGCGTAATGAACAGAATCGTAAACATAGAGGGAATGAGGAGCCATTTCCCGGCACTAGAGCAAAAGGTTCACGGTAAAGACTTGGTTTACTTTGATAACGGGGCAACCGCACAGAAACCACAAAGTGTTATATCCCTCATAAACGAGATGAATTCCGGCACAAATGGTAATATTCACAGGGCTGTACACGAATTGAGCGCAAGATGCACCTCTCTATATGAGTCTGCAAGATTGTCCATAAAAGATTTTATCAATTCACCCTCTTCTGAAGAGATAATATTTACATCAGGAACCACGGCATCAATAAATTTGGTTGCTTTTAGTTTTACTCAAAGATTTATTAATAAAGGGGATTCTGTTATAATTTGCGAGGCAGACCATCACTCAAATATTGTTCCCTGGCAAATGGCTTGCGAAAGGAGCGGAGCTGAGCTTAAAATTTTACCCGTTGACGAGAACGGTGAATGGGATCTTGAGCAGCTGGACTCTCTTTTGGATGAGAAAGTTAAGATTGTTTCTGTCGCCCATATATCAAATGTTCTTGGGATAGAGAATCCTGTATCAATACTGATTGAGAAGGCTCATAAAGCAGGAGCTCGCGTTCTGCTTGACGGAGCACAGGGAATAGTTCATGGGGATGTTGATGTTCAAAAACTTGACTGTGATTTCTATGCATTCTCCGGCCATAAACTTTACGGACCTACAGGCACTGGAGTCCTTTATGGAAAAAGAGAGATTCTGGAAGAGATCTCTCCATGGATGGGAGGAGGTGATATGGTTGATACAGTCTCTCTATATAAAACTACATACGCGCCAATCCCTCTTAAATTTGAAGCAGGTACACCAAATTTTATTGGTGCAGCTGCTCTTGGGGAGGCTGTAAACTTCATTCAGCAAATAGATAAAAATTTCATTGTTGAACAAGAGCAATTACTTACATCATCTTTGTTAAGCGCGTTAAAAGAAATTGACGGGTTGGTTATATACGGAGACTCAGTAAATAAGCTCCCTATTTTTTCATTTAATGTAGAGGGTGTTCATCATACGGATCTGGCAATGCTGTTGGATAAAATGGGCGTTGCAGTTAGATCTGGTATGATGTGCTGTGAGCCACTGATGAACAGATTTAATGTAACAGGTATGGTTAGGGCTTCGTTGCTATCTTATAACACAGTTGAAGAGACTGACATGTTTATATTGGCGCTTCAAAGAGCTATAAGAATGTTAAAATAAATAATATAATAAATGTCAATTAAAGAAACAGAGCAACAAATTGTTGATGAATTTTCTCTCTTTACAGATTGGTTGGATAAATATGAGTATCTGATTGATTTGGGCAGATCTCTTCCAATCATTAAAGAGTCAGGAAGAGATGAGAAAAATTTAATAAAGGGATGTCAGTCAAGAGTATGGCTTGCTGCAGATTATTCAGATGGGAAGATTTGGTTTACAGCAGACAGTGATGCTATTATAACAAAAGGCATAATATCTTTGTTAGTAAGAGTCTTCTCCGGAAGAACTCCTCAGGAGATAATTGATGCAGACCTAAATTTTATAAAAGAGATAGGCCTTGAGGAGAACCTTTCGCCTACAAGGGCAAACGGACTGCTATCAATGATAAAACAGATTAAGTTTTACGCTGTGGCTTTTGCTGCAAATAAATAGGAAACATATGATTTCAGAAAAAAATATTGTATTAGCACTGAAGCAGGTTTATGACCCGGAGATACCGGTAAATGTGTATGACCTTGGACTTATTTACGAGATTAAAAGTAATGAGGATGGTAAGGTAGATGTTAAGATGACCCTTACTGCACCAAATTGTCCTATGGCAGATCAGCTTCTTCAGGATGTATTTGATGCTGTTTCAGATGTTCCCGGAGTAAAAGATGTGGCTTTAGAGCTTACTTTTGAACCGCCTTGGGACAAGAGCAGGATGAGTGAAGAGGCTCTTCTTGAGCTTGGAATGTTATAGAACAATAATGGAAGAGATAATTCTTCTGCTGGGAAGCAATAAAGGTAACAGATTAACTTATTTGAGCGAGGCCGTTCAAAAAATATCTTTATTGTCAAAATCGCCTGTTGTTACCTCATCAATATATGAAAGCGAACCCTGGGGCTTTGAAACAGAGATCTGGTTCCTGAACATGGCAGTTTTATTATCTTCTGATATAATACCTGAAGAGCTTTTAAAAGTGGTCCTGAATATTGAGAGAGAGCTTGGAAGAGTCCGCAATCCGGATTCAAACTGTTATGAATCCAGAGAGATAGATATTGATATAATCTTTTATGGCTCCAGGGTAATTGATACAAATGAATTATCAACTCCTCATCCAAGAATGCATTTAAGAAAATTTGTTCTGGCTCCTGTTTGTGAGATTCGCCCCGATTTTATTCATCCATTACTTTTGAAAAGAGTTGACGATTTATTGGAATTATGTGAAGATAAATCGGTTGTAATTAAAAGTTGCAGAGTATTATAACATAAGCATTGAAAAATTCACTCTTTACAGAATCAAGAGGAACAGAGATTCCTGCATTTGACCTTCATCACGAAGATCAGGCAGTTCTCTTTGCCTACAGGTCTATGGAGGAGATTTTTGACGAGAGTGGTGCTACTCCTGATGACCCTCACAAACATAACTTCTATACGATCATATTTTCTAAAAGAGGAGAAGGGGAGCACATAATTGATTTCAGTAACTATGAGATAAAGGACAACAGGGTTTTCTTTCTTATGCCCGGGCAGGTTCATCAAGTTTATACTCCTGTAAGGCCAGAGGGTTTGGTAATTATGTTTACAGGGGAGTTTCTTTGTAAATATCATATTAATGAGGACTTCCTGACAAATTTGGGCCTCTTTTCCTGTAAACCCGATACTCCGCCTCTCGACCTGTCGGAGGAGAGAGCAGCTAAGATTTTTAGTATGGGAAAAGAGATTGAGGCACTTTTTTACAGAGGCGACAGATATGTAAATGAAGCTGTAGCTTCTTGGCTTAAACTTTTTCTAATTGAGTGCAACAGTGAATTAGACAGGAGTTTTAATGGCAATACTCAACTTTTAGAAACCGGCAGGGACCTTGTAGGCAGATTCAGGAGACTGCTTGAAGAGAGATTTCGTGAATGGCATCAGGTATCTGATTATTCAGCCTCTCTTAATATTACTTCTGACTATCTTAATACAGTTATGAAGGATGCTGTTGGGACAAAT
It includes:
- a CDS encoding low specificity L-threonine aldolase: MRHSFGSDNHSGAAPEIIDAIIEANKDFQVAYGEDEYTQKAVGAIKRILGESAIPFFVFNGTGANILALKAMTNTFNSILCPESAHINVDECGAPELMTGAKLVPLPVIDGKVSPETVKSELKGFGFQHHSQPKVLSISQPTELGTLYSPSEIRALADLMHDHKGYLHVDGSRISNASASLGLPIKEFITDQGVDALSFGGTKNGLLIGEAVVFFRKELAEDFQYIRKQRAQLFSKNRFIAAQFDAYLRDGLNIRLASHSNSMAKYLQSELAGIKDVIISRPVETNVVFAIIPADLCEKLMKKHYFYIWDEVTGEVRWMCSFNTTKKDIDNFVSDIKELL
- a CDS encoding helix-turn-helix transcriptional regulator, with amino-acid sequence MKNSLFTESRGTEIPAFDLHHEDQAVLFAYRSMEEIFDESGATPDDPHKHNFYTIIFSKRGEGEHIIDFSNYEIKDNRVFFLMPGQVHQVYTPVRPEGLVIMFTGEFLCKYHINEDFLTNLGLFSCKPDTPPLDLSEERAAKIFSMGKEIEALFYRGDRYVNEAVASWLKLFLIECNSELDRSFNGNTQLLETGRDLVGRFRRLLEERFREWHQVSDYSASLNITSDYLNTVMKDAVGTNAKDFIQKRIIVESKRLGIHTELTSKEIAYSLGFQDPAHFNNFFKKREGVTFSQFRES
- a CDS encoding SufE family protein, translated to MSIKETEQQIVDEFSLFTDWLDKYEYLIDLGRSLPIIKESGRDEKNLIKGCQSRVWLAADYSDGKIWFTADSDAIITKGIISLLVRVFSGRTPQEIIDADLNFIKEIGLEENLSPTRANGLLSMIKQIKFYAVAFAANK
- a CDS encoding iron-sulfur cluster assembly protein translates to MNRKHMISEKNIVLALKQVYDPEIPVNVYDLGLIYEIKSNEDGKVDVKMTLTAPNCPMADQLLQDVFDAVSDVPGVKDVALELTFEPPWDKSRMSEEALLELGML
- the ruvA gene encoding Holliday junction branch migration protein RuvA, which produces MYDYIKGEVIEIGPTEVVIDTGSFGFKLQISLQTYSRLQAGSKAKLYIHHHLREDIELMYGFYDKEERSIFQHLIEVSGIGPNTARMMLSSMTSDEIRNAIITGDINRLKSIKGIGLKTAQRLLIDLKDKIAKGTGAPVITGGITSFSDGRRDEAVSALILLGFGKANVEKVVDGILREDPVTALEELIKLSLKRL
- the folK gene encoding 2-amino-4-hydroxy-6-hydroxymethyldihydropteridine diphosphokinase; its protein translation is MEEIILLLGSNKGNRLTYLSEAVQKISLLSKSPVVTSSIYESEPWGFETEIWFLNMAVLLSSDIIPEELLKVVLNIERELGRVRNPDSNCYESREIDIDIIFYGSRVIDTNELSTPHPRMHLRKFVLAPVCEIRPDFIHPLLLKRVDDLLELCEDKSVVIKSCRVL
- a CDS encoding SufS family cysteine desulfurase, whose product is MNRIVNIEGMRSHFPALEQKVHGKDLVYFDNGATAQKPQSVISLINEMNSGTNGNIHRAVHELSARCTSLYESARLSIKDFINSPSSEEIIFTSGTTASINLVAFSFTQRFINKGDSVIICEADHHSNIVPWQMACERSGAELKILPVDENGEWDLEQLDSLLDEKVKIVSVAHISNVLGIENPVSILIEKAHKAGARVLLDGAQGIVHGDVDVQKLDCDFYAFSGHKLYGPTGTGVLYGKREILEEISPWMGGGDMVDTVSLYKTTYAPIPLKFEAGTPNFIGAAALGEAVNFIQQIDKNFIVEQEQLLTSSLLSALKEIDGLVIYGDSVNKLPIFSFNVEGVHHTDLAMLLDKMGVAVRSGMMCCEPLMNRFNVTGMVRASLLSYNTVEETDMFILALQRAIRMLK
- the gcvH gene encoding glycine cleavage system protein GcvH, whose amino-acid sequence is MSIPANLKYSKDHEWVLVEGDTATIGITEFAQGQLGDIVFVDIQTEGETLSAGDVFGAIEAVKTVADGLMPVSGEIIEFNSNLESAPESVNKDPYGAGWMIKVKLTNPSEIDELMDAAAYEAFIA